In Diachasmimorpha longicaudata isolate KC_UGA_2023 chromosome 4, iyDiaLong2, whole genome shotgun sequence, a single genomic region encodes these proteins:
- the LOC135161933 gene encoding 26S proteasome non-ATPase regulatory subunit 11 isoform X1 — MFEELQYLDELRSKSCKMAGAMLFERAQAACITNRSEGITLLHEIVSNPSIGLDEEDEESIRIKEQGILQLGELYKKEGKAKELADLIKATRPFLSHISKAKAAKLVRSLVDFFLDLEAGIGIEVQLCKECIEWAKEERRTFLRQSLETRLIALYFDTGMFSEALQLGSALLKELKKLDDKQLLVEVQLLESKTYHALSNLAKARAALTSARTTANAIYCPPKMQAALDLQSGILHAADERDFKTAYSYFYEAFEGYDSVDSPKALTALKYMLLSKIMLRTPEDVQAIMSGKLAVKYAGRDLDAMKAVAEASHKRSLADFQCAVKNYRQELEEDVIVRAHLGSLYDTMLEQNLCRLVEPYSRVQVAHIASCIALSLAQVEKKLSQMILDRKLLGVLDQGEGVLIVFEDTPRDKTYEIALDTIHSMGKVVDTLYQKAKKLT; from the exons A TGTTTGAAGAGCTCCAGTACCTCGACGAACTCAGGAGTAAGAGTTGTAAAATGGCAGGCGCGATGTTGTTCGAGCGTGCCCAGGCAGCGTGTATAACCAATCGCAGTGAAGGGATAACTCTTCTGCATGAAATTGTATCGAATCCTAGTATTGGCCTCGATGAGGAAGATGAGGAGAGCATTCGCATCAAGGAGCAGGGTATTCTCCAGCTGGGAGAGCTCTACAAGAAGGAGGGAAAGGCCAAGGAGCTCGCTGATCTCATCAAAGCAACTAGACCATTTTTGAGTCACATCAGCAAGGCCAAGGCCGCCAAGCTGGTGAGGTCTTTAGTCGATTTCTTCCTGGATCTTGAGGCTGGCATCGGTATCGAG GTTCAACTCTGCAAAGAGTGCATAGAATGGGCGAAAGAGGAGCGTAGGACATTTCTCCGGCAATCCCTGGAGACTAGGTTGATAGCCCTTTACTTCGACACTGGAATGTTCAGTGAAGCCCTGCAGTTGGGCTCGGCCCTCCTCAAGGAGCTCAAGAAGCTGGACGACAAGCAGCTTCTCGTTGAGGTACAGCTGCTGGAGTCTAAGACTTATCATGCTCTGAGCAATTTGGCTAAGGCCAGGGCTGCGTTGACCAGTGCAAGAACAACTGCCAATGCTATTTATTGCCCTCCCAAGATGCAAGCCGCTCTTGATCTGCAGTCTGGTATTCTTCACGCTGCTGACGAACGAGATTTCAAGACTGCTTATTCGTACTTTTATGAGGCATTTGAagg ATACGACAGTGTCGACAGTCCCAAGGCGCTGACAGCTCTTAAATACATGCTCCTGTCGAAGATAATGCTCCGCACTCCCGAGGACGTCCAGGCGATAATGTCCGGTAAACTGGCGGTGAAATACGCCGGACGAGATTTGGACGCTATGAAAGCCGTTGCAGAGGCTAGTCATAAACGATCGCTCGCTGATTTTCAATGCGCTGTTAAAAATTATCGTCAGGAACTCGAGGAGGATGTCATTGTTAGAGCTCATCTTGGATCACTTTACGATACAATGCTTGAACAGAATCTTTGCAGATTGGTTGAGCCATATTCTCGTGTACAG GTCGCCCACATAGCTTCCTGCATAGCATTGTCACTTGCTCAAGTTGAAAAGAAGCTCTCCCAGATGATTCTCGACAGAAAGCTGCTGGGTGTCCTTGATCAGGGCGAGGGTGTTCTGATCGTCTTCGAGGACACCCCACGTGACAAAACCTACGAGATTGCTCTTGATACAATACACAGTATGGGAAAAGTCGTGGATACTCTCTATCAGAAAGCCAAGAAGCTCACCTAG
- the LOC135161933 gene encoding 26S proteasome non-ATPase regulatory subunit 11 isoform X2: protein MAGAMLFERAQAACITNRSEGITLLHEIVSNPSIGLDEEDEESIRIKEQGILQLGELYKKEGKAKELADLIKATRPFLSHISKAKAAKLVRSLVDFFLDLEAGIGIEVQLCKECIEWAKEERRTFLRQSLETRLIALYFDTGMFSEALQLGSALLKELKKLDDKQLLVEVQLLESKTYHALSNLAKARAALTSARTTANAIYCPPKMQAALDLQSGILHAADERDFKTAYSYFYEAFEGYDSVDSPKALTALKYMLLSKIMLRTPEDVQAIMSGKLAVKYAGRDLDAMKAVAEASHKRSLADFQCAVKNYRQELEEDVIVRAHLGSLYDTMLEQNLCRLVEPYSRVQVAHIASCIALSLAQVEKKLSQMILDRKLLGVLDQGEGVLIVFEDTPRDKTYEIALDTIHSMGKVVDTLYQKAKKLT from the exons ATGGCAGGCGCGATGTTGTTCGAGCGTGCCCAGGCAGCGTGTATAACCAATCGCAGTGAAGGGATAACTCTTCTGCATGAAATTGTATCGAATCCTAGTATTGGCCTCGATGAGGAAGATGAGGAGAGCATTCGCATCAAGGAGCAGGGTATTCTCCAGCTGGGAGAGCTCTACAAGAAGGAGGGAAAGGCCAAGGAGCTCGCTGATCTCATCAAAGCAACTAGACCATTTTTGAGTCACATCAGCAAGGCCAAGGCCGCCAAGCTGGTGAGGTCTTTAGTCGATTTCTTCCTGGATCTTGAGGCTGGCATCGGTATCGAG GTTCAACTCTGCAAAGAGTGCATAGAATGGGCGAAAGAGGAGCGTAGGACATTTCTCCGGCAATCCCTGGAGACTAGGTTGATAGCCCTTTACTTCGACACTGGAATGTTCAGTGAAGCCCTGCAGTTGGGCTCGGCCCTCCTCAAGGAGCTCAAGAAGCTGGACGACAAGCAGCTTCTCGTTGAGGTACAGCTGCTGGAGTCTAAGACTTATCATGCTCTGAGCAATTTGGCTAAGGCCAGGGCTGCGTTGACCAGTGCAAGAACAACTGCCAATGCTATTTATTGCCCTCCCAAGATGCAAGCCGCTCTTGATCTGCAGTCTGGTATTCTTCACGCTGCTGACGAACGAGATTTCAAGACTGCTTATTCGTACTTTTATGAGGCATTTGAagg ATACGACAGTGTCGACAGTCCCAAGGCGCTGACAGCTCTTAAATACATGCTCCTGTCGAAGATAATGCTCCGCACTCCCGAGGACGTCCAGGCGATAATGTCCGGTAAACTGGCGGTGAAATACGCCGGACGAGATTTGGACGCTATGAAAGCCGTTGCAGAGGCTAGTCATAAACGATCGCTCGCTGATTTTCAATGCGCTGTTAAAAATTATCGTCAGGAACTCGAGGAGGATGTCATTGTTAGAGCTCATCTTGGATCACTTTACGATACAATGCTTGAACAGAATCTTTGCAGATTGGTTGAGCCATATTCTCGTGTACAG GTCGCCCACATAGCTTCCTGCATAGCATTGTCACTTGCTCAAGTTGAAAAGAAGCTCTCCCAGATGATTCTCGACAGAAAGCTGCTGGGTGTCCTTGATCAGGGCGAGGGTGTTCTGATCGTCTTCGAGGACACCCCACGTGACAAAACCTACGAGATTGCTCTTGATACAATACACAGTATGGGAAAAGTCGTGGATACTCTCTATCAGAAAGCCAAGAAGCTCACCTAG